Proteins encoded together in one Anopheles darlingi chromosome 3, idAnoDarlMG_H_01, whole genome shotgun sequence window:
- the LOC125957066 gene encoding dynein light chain Tctex-type 5, which produces MKQQQQPTSPSAAVSAPGTTSAGATPGGATGGTVTVVAPVSGRKKTGKFLGSALNITNRYRANSSSLSKVSLAITNLKVIQNVPLPPPISAMIASDVPPICKFLPSYRLCSRNPFNREACEVILRESMDKSLQGVEYSSYFAPSLCQQICEDIKSRVKELKFDRYKIIVTVTIGERYMQGLKAISQFLWDPEKDSYASCIYDASPSLVAVGTIYAIYFD; this is translated from the exons atgaagcaacagcagcagcccacctCACCTTCGGCCGCGGTGAGTGCGCCGGGCACGACGAGTGCCGGTGCCACTCCCGGTGGTGCCACTGGTGGAACCGTCACGGTGGTAGCTCCGGTGTCCGGGCGGAAGAAAACGGGAAAGTTTCTCGGCTCGGCACTGAACATCACCAATCGGTACCGggccaacagtagcagctTGAGCAAAGTAAGCCTTGCCATTACCAATCTGAAGGTGATCCAGAACgtaccgctaccgccaccgaTCAGTGCGATGATTGCGTCGGACGTACCGCCAATCTGCAAGTTTCTCCCTTCCTATCGGCTCTGCTCGCGCAATCCATTCAACCGCGAGGCGTGCGAAGTAATACTACGCGAATCGATGGATAAGTCGCTACAGGGCGTCGAGTACAGCTCCTACTTTGCCCCTTCACTCTGCCAACAGATCTGCGAGGACATTAAGAGCCGTGTCAAGGAGCTTAAGTTCGATAG GTACAAAATAATCGTCACTGTCACCATCGGCGAACGGTACATGCAAGGGCTGAAAGCAATCTCCCAGTTCCTGTGGGACCCCGAGAAGGATAGCTATGCATCGTGCATCTACGACGCCTCACCGAGCCTGGTGGCTGTCGGGACGATTTACGCCATCTATTTCGATTAG